One window of Bacillota bacterium genomic DNA carries:
- a CDS encoding error-prone DNA polymerase codes for MTEPFVHLHVHSPFSFLDGAASVEDLVRRAAALDMPALALTDHDNVSGAVRFVQACREAGIKPIIGCELTLEGGFHLTVLAASPKGYANLCRLLTAAHLHNERGQPRTSWDSLLQYSEDLIVLSGCVKGEIAARIRERRYAEAERAARRYAAAFGRERFFLELQATELPGQLAVNRALAELAARIGVETVATGNVHYAVREQHPIHDVLRCIAAGVTVYDPHPSRPFNDQLYLIEPEEMRRRFAWLPRAVANATAIAERCQLALILGQPRHPRFTLRDEHGREQRVDADALLAQLTWEGARRRYGKISEALRRRIEEELTIIRRLAMADYFLVAWDVVQFAKSRGIRSSGRGSAADSVVAYCLGLTNVDAFKRGLSFERFLSVERGEPPDIDIDFEAHRRDEVAAYVFERYGRDHVAAVATYHTYHARGALREVGKALGLPAEEIDEVVKRMPHVPADAIERALRHYPELRPLEETLVKDELRRRWLQLAQALAGLPRHLGTHSSGLVISAEPLTEVTPLQMAAKGVPVSQFDKDDVEALGLMKLDLLFLRMLAAVNTSAEAIRRRDPSFDYDQIPDEDARTYKRLRRGDTIGAFQLESPAQRALHPRLKPRTFEDIVASVALIRPGPIKGDMVKPFIARRNGEEPVTYVHPKLEPILKKTYGVVLFQEQIIEIARTIAGFTPGEADRLRRAMSSFRSQAEMDRIGEQFIAKAIANGCEPGVARTIFGYIAAYAGYGFCEAHAASFADIAYKTAYLLEHYPAEFYAALLSHQPMGYYPPNTLLWEAKRRGVKALGVCINRSEAHFTVEYLAEPSPANGAPSDGGRADAGLRPAIRVGLRQVRALSQETLAAILAARRDGPFTSLADFCRRVPPLTAEEAEQLVLAGAFDALSANRRALLWQLPEALRRGREARESQRRWDVSAPATGVSIDDFPPFERDVREYYALGLTIERHLVEHFRPQLRRRGALPCAEARRLPKGRQVTVGGLCIRPHRPPTKSGRTVVFLTLEDETGLIDVTVFEDVYMRWGEDLFVKPMLLVSGYIEHQGEAVSVVAKRLAAFP; via the coding sequence ATGACTGAGCCGTTCGTCCACCTGCACGTCCATTCGCCTTTTTCCTTTCTGGACGGCGCGGCTTCCGTCGAGGATCTCGTCCGGCGGGCCGCGGCGCTGGATATGCCCGCGCTGGCCCTTACCGACCACGACAACGTCAGCGGCGCGGTCCGCTTCGTGCAGGCATGCCGGGAAGCCGGCATCAAACCGATCATCGGCTGCGAGCTGACGCTGGAAGGCGGCTTCCATCTCACGGTGCTGGCGGCGTCGCCGAAGGGATACGCCAACTTGTGCCGCCTGCTGACCGCGGCCCACCTGCACAACGAGCGGGGCCAGCCGCGCACGTCCTGGGACAGCCTTCTCCAATACAGCGAAGACCTGATCGTCTTGTCCGGCTGCGTCAAGGGCGAAATCGCCGCGCGGATCCGCGAGCGGCGCTACGCAGAAGCCGAGCGCGCCGCACGCCGCTATGCGGCCGCCTTCGGGCGAGAGCGCTTCTTCCTGGAGCTGCAGGCCACCGAGCTGCCCGGCCAGCTGGCGGTCAACCGCGCCTTGGCGGAGCTGGCCGCGCGCATCGGCGTGGAAACGGTCGCGACGGGCAACGTCCATTATGCCGTCCGCGAGCAGCACCCGATTCACGACGTGCTGCGTTGCATCGCGGCCGGCGTGACCGTCTACGACCCGCATCCAAGCCGCCCGTTCAACGATCAGCTGTACCTGATCGAGCCGGAGGAGATGCGCCGGCGGTTCGCGTGGCTGCCGCGCGCCGTCGCCAACGCCACCGCCATCGCGGAGCGCTGCCAGCTCGCGCTCATCCTGGGCCAGCCGCGCCATCCCCGCTTCACGCTGCGGGACGAGCACGGCCGCGAACAACGCGTCGATGCCGACGCGCTGCTGGCGCAGCTGACATGGGAAGGCGCCCGGCGCCGCTACGGGAAAATTTCCGAAGCGCTCCGGCGGCGCATCGAGGAAGAGTTGACCATCATCCGCCGGCTGGCGATGGCCGACTATTTCCTCGTCGCTTGGGACGTCGTGCAGTTTGCCAAGAGCCGGGGCATCCGTTCCAGCGGCCGCGGCTCGGCGGCCGACTCGGTGGTGGCCTACTGCCTCGGCCTCACCAACGTCGACGCGTTCAAGCGCGGGCTCAGCTTCGAGCGGTTCTTGTCCGTCGAGCGGGGCGAGCCGCCGGATATCGACATCGACTTCGAGGCCCACCGGCGCGACGAAGTGGCCGCGTACGTCTTCGAGCGCTACGGCCGGGATCACGTGGCCGCCGTGGCCACCTACCACACGTACCACGCCCGGGGCGCTCTGCGGGAAGTGGGCAAAGCGCTGGGGCTGCCGGCGGAAGAGATCGACGAAGTGGTCAAGCGCATGCCCCACGTGCCTGCCGACGCCATCGAGCGCGCCCTGCGCCATTACCCCGAGCTGCGCCCCCTCGAGGAAACGCTGGTAAAAGACGAGCTGCGCCGCCGCTGGCTGCAGCTGGCGCAGGCGCTGGCCGGCTTGCCGCGGCATCTGGGCACCCACAGCAGCGGGCTCGTCATCAGCGCGGAGCCCTTGACCGAGGTGACGCCGCTGCAAATGGCGGCCAAAGGCGTGCCGGTGAGCCAGTTCGACAAAGACGACGTGGAAGCGCTGGGCCTGATGAAGCTGGACTTGCTCTTTTTGCGCATGCTGGCCGCGGTCAACACGTCGGCCGAAGCCATCCGCCGGCGCGACCCGTCTTTCGACTACGATCAAATCCCCGACGAAGACGCCCGCACGTACAAGCGGCTGCGGCGCGGCGACACCATCGGCGCGTTCCAGCTGGAATCGCCCGCCCAGCGGGCGCTGCATCCGCGGCTCAAGCCCCGCACCTTCGAAGACATCGTCGCGTCCGTCGCGCTCATCCGCCCCGGGCCCATCAAAGGCGACATGGTCAAGCCTTTCATCGCCCGGCGCAACGGCGAAGAGCCCGTCACGTACGTGCACCCGAAGCTGGAGCCGATCCTGAAGAAGACGTACGGGGTGGTGTTGTTTCAGGAGCAAATCATCGAGATCGCCCGGACCATCGCGGGGTTCACCCCCGGCGAGGCGGACCGGCTGCGGCGCGCCATGTCGTCGTTCCGCTCGCAGGCGGAAATGGACCGCATCGGCGAGCAGTTTATCGCCAAAGCTATCGCCAACGGCTGCGAGCCCGGCGTGGCCCGCACCATCTTCGGCTACATCGCCGCCTACGCCGGCTACGGCTTCTGCGAAGCCCACGCGGCCTCGTTCGCGGACATCGCCTACAAGACCGCGTACTTGCTGGAGCACTACCCGGCCGAGTTTTACGCGGCGCTGCTGTCGCATCAGCCGATGGGGTACTATCCGCCCAATACGCTTTTGTGGGAAGCCAAGCGCAGGGGCGTCAAGGCGCTGGGCGTCTGCATCAACCGCAGCGAAGCGCACTTTACGGTCGAATACCTCGCTGAGCCGTCGCCGGCCAACGGCGCACCGAGCGACGGCGGCCGGGCGGACGCCGGCTTGCGTCCCGCCATTCGCGTCGGCCTGCGCCAAGTGCGGGCGCTGAGCCAGGAAACGCTGGCGGCCATCCTCGCCGCGCGGCGCGACGGACCGTTTACGTCGCTGGCCGACTTTTGCCGCCGAGTTCCGCCGCTGACCGCCGAAGAAGCCGAGCAGCTGGTGCTGGCCGGCGCTTTCGACGCGCTCAGCGCCAACCGCCGCGCCCTGCTTTGGCAGCTGCCCGAGGCGCTGCGGCGCGGCCGAGAGGCGCGGGAAAGCCAGCGCCGCTGGGACGTATCCGCCCCGGCGACCGGCGTCTCCATCGACGATTTTCCTCCCTTTGAGCGCGACGTGCGGGAATATTACGCCCTAGGGCTAACGATCGAACGCCACCTCGTGGAACACTTCCGGCCCCAGCTGCGCCGCCGCGGGGCGCTGCCGTGCGCCGAGGCGCGCCGGCTGCCGAAAGGTCGCCAAGTCACCGTCGGCGGTTTGTGCATCCGGCCGCACCGCCCGCCGACGAAAAGCGGCCGCACCGTCGTCTTCCTCACGCTGGAAGACGAGACGGGGCTGATTGACGTTACAGTCTTTGAAGACGTGTACATGCGCTGGGGAGAAGATCTGTTCGTCAAGCCGATGCTGCTGGTCTCCGGCTACATCGAGCACCAAGGCGAAGCCGTCAGCGTCGTGGCCAAGCGGCTGGCGGCGTTTCCGTAA